One Lampris incognitus isolate fLamInc1 chromosome 18, fLamInc1.hap2, whole genome shotgun sequence genomic region harbors:
- the LOC130128457 gene encoding uncharacterized protein LOC130128457, whose protein sequence is MHRAPPVQTAALGPSRSDRCTGPPPVQTDAPGPSLHTDAPGPSRSDRCTGPPPVQTDAPGPSRSHRCTGPLPLTQMHRAPPFTQMHRAPPVHTDAPGPSLHTDAPGPFRSDRCTGPLPFRQMHRAPPFTQMHRAPSVQTDAPGPSRSDRCTGPLPFTQMHRAPSVQTDAPGPSRSHRCTGPLPFRQMHRAPPVHTDAPGPFPFRQMHRALPVQTDAPGPSRSHRCTGPLPVQTDAPGPTGSDRCTGPPPFTQMHRAPPFTQMHRAPPIHTDALGPSRSDRCTGPLPFTQMHRAPSRSDRCTGPFPFRQMHRAPSHSHRCTGPLPFRQMHRAPPVHTDAPGPFPFRQMHRAPPVQTAAPGPSHSHRCTGPLPFRQMHRAPPVHTDAPGPSRSDRCTGPLPFTQMHRAPPVHTAAPGPSRSDRCTGPLPFTQMHRAPPIQTDAPGPSRSHRCTGPLPVQTDAPGPSGSDRCTGPLPFRQASS, encoded by the coding sequence ATGCACCGGGCCCCTCCCGTTCAGACAGCTGCACTGGGCCCCTCCCGTTCAGACAGATGCACCGGGCCCCCTCCCGTTCAGACAGATGCACCGGGCCCCTCCCTTCACACAGATGCGCCGGGCCCCTCCCGTTCAGACAGATGCACCGGGCCCCCTCCCGTTCAGACAGATGCACCGGGCCCCTCCCGTTCACACAGATGCACCGGGCCCCTCCCGCTCACACAGATGCACCGGGCCCCTCCCTTCACACAGATGCACCGGGCCCCTCCCGTTCACACAGATGCACCGGGCCCCTCCCTTCACACAGATGCACCGGGCCCCTTCCGTTCAGACAGATGCACCGGGCCCCTCCCGTTCAGACAGATGCACCGGGCCCCTCCCTTCACACAGATGCACCGGGCCCCTTCCGTTCAGACAGATGCACCGGGCCCCTCCCGTTCAGACAGATGCACCGGGCCCCTCCCATTCACACAGATGCACCGGGCCCCTTCCGTTCAGACAGATGCACCGGGCCCCTCCCGTTCACACAGATGCACCGGCCCCCTCCCGTTCAGACAGATGCACCGGGCCCCTCCCGTTCACACAGATGCACCGGGCCCCTTCCCGTTCAGACAGATGCACCGGGCCCTTCCCGTTCAGACAGATGCACCGGGCCCCTCCCGTTCACACAGATGCACCGGGCCCCTTCCCGTTCAGACAGATGCACCGGGCCCCACCGGTTCAGACAGATGCACCGGGCCCCCCCCGTTCACACAGATGCACCGGGCCCCTCCCTTCACACAGATGCACCGGGCCCCTCCCATTCACACAGATGCACTGGGCCCCTCCCGTTCAGACAGATGCACCGGGCCCCTCCCGTTCACACAGATGCACCGGGCCCCTTCCCGTTCAGACAGATGCACCGGGCCCTTCCCGTTCAGACAGATGCACCGGGCCCCCTCCCATTCACACAGATGCACCGGGCCCCTCCCGTTCAGACAGATGCACCGGGCCCCTCCCGTTCACACAGATGCACCGGGCCCCTTCCCGTTCAGACAGATGCACCGGGCCCCTCCCGTTCAGACAGCTGCACCGGGCCCCTCCCATTCACACAGATGCACCGGGCCCCTCCCGTTCAGACAGATGCACCGGGCCCCTCCCGTTCACACAGATGCACCGGGCCCCTCCCGTTCAGACAGATGCACCGGGCCCCTCCCGTTCACACAGATGCACCGGGCCCCTCCCGTTCACACAGCTGCACCGGGCCCCTCCCGTTCAGACAGATGCACCGGGCCCCTCCCATTCACACAGATGCACCGGGCCCCTCCCATTCAGACAGATGCACCGGGCCCCTCCCGTTCACACAGATGCACCGGGCCCCTTCCCGTTCAGACAGATGCACCGGGCCCCTCTGGCTCAGACAGATGCACCGGGCCCCTCCCATTCAGACAGGCTTCCAGCTGA